From one Rhizobium sp. CIAT894 genomic stretch:
- a CDS encoding YafY family protein produces the protein MPVARSERLLTLLQTLRRYRRPVTGTVLAQETGVSLRTLYRDIASLQAQGAMIEGEAGIGYVLKPGFMLPPMMFSEEELEALVLGSRWVARAAEPRLAGAGADALAKIAAVLPADMREMLDSATLFVGRKRQDEDKADVSAIRKAIRLERVLELHYGDEQGRISRRRVWPFALGYFEHVRIIMAWCELRRDFRHFRTDRIIDMAVHETRYPRRRTVLLKEWRETQDVPMES, from the coding sequence ATGCCGGTCGCCCGCTCGGAACGGCTGCTGACGCTGCTCCAGACGCTTCGGCGTTACCGGCGGCCGGTGACCGGCACTGTGCTTGCCCAGGAGACCGGTGTCAGCCTGCGCACGCTCTATCGCGATATTGCCAGCCTGCAGGCCCAGGGTGCGATGATCGAAGGCGAAGCCGGTATAGGCTACGTGCTGAAGCCGGGCTTCATGCTGCCGCCGATGATGTTTTCCGAAGAAGAGCTGGAGGCGCTGGTGCTCGGCTCGCGCTGGGTCGCCCGCGCCGCCGAACCGCGTCTTGCCGGCGCCGGCGCCGATGCGCTGGCCAAGATTGCCGCCGTGCTGCCGGCCGACATGCGTGAAATGCTCGATTCGGCGACGCTCTTCGTTGGCCGCAAGCGCCAGGACGAGGACAAGGCTGATGTTTCGGCCATTCGCAAGGCGATCCGTCTGGAGCGTGTGCTCGAACTGCATTACGGCGACGAGCAGGGTCGGATCTCGCGCCGCCGCGTCTGGCCTTTCGCGCTCGGTTATTTCGAGCATGTGCGCATCATCATGGCCTGGTGCGAATTGCGCCGGGATTTCCGCCATTTCCGCACCGACCGCATCATCGATATGGCGGTCCATGAGACGCGGTATCCACGCCGCCGCACGGTGCTCCTCAAGGAATGGCGCGAAACGCAGGACGTGCCGATGGAGAGCTGA
- a CDS encoding HIT family protein has protein sequence MNAFELDPRLENDSVSIMITGLCDLRLSRDARWPWLILVPRRADITEIFELTPLDQVLLAFETELVAKALKQVTGAAKINIGALGNIVRQLHVHVIARFEGDANWPGPVWGFGRAEPYEDGKRDEFTEKLREALSS, from the coding sequence TTGAATGCGTTCGAACTAGACCCCCGGCTGGAAAACGACAGCGTCAGCATCATGATCACCGGTCTCTGTGATCTCAGATTGTCGAGGGATGCCCGCTGGCCCTGGCTCATTCTCGTGCCGCGCCGGGCTGATATTACCGAAATCTTCGAGCTGACGCCGCTCGACCAGGTGCTGCTAGCCTTCGAGACGGAACTGGTCGCCAAGGCGCTCAAGCAAGTCACCGGTGCTGCAAAAATCAATATCGGGGCTCTTGGCAATATCGTCCGCCAGCTTCATGTTCATGTCATTGCCCGCTTCGAAGGCGATGCCAACTGGCCGGGTCCCGTCTGGGGCTTCGGGCGCGCGGAGCCCTACGAGGACGGAAAGAGAGACGAATTCACAGAAAAGCTGCGGGAAGCCCTTTCATCATGA
- the nudC gene encoding NAD(+) diphosphatase: protein MSHSLFDSDVPHPEPSNLTAFAANDLNRDSEHRDERSVEKALAREGTHIFAFAGDKLVLKHDGQVLDPLFARYELQELQPDWDETVLLGYRKSGEPRLAVPVGVNVDDLASQYKPADGRSLFREMLIDEVLLGEFAQAASLIRWNGDNRFCGRCGSAMEIHIGGYKRVCAACEHMIFPRTDPVVIMLTIDETRDLCLLGRSPHFAPGMYSCLAGFLEPGETIENAVRRETLEESGIRTGRIRYHASQPWPMPHSLMIGCYAEAKSTEITRDETELEDCRWFTREETIEMLERPSATGKATPPKGAIAHRLMRDWVEWKR from the coding sequence ATGAGTCATTCGCTTTTCGATTCGGATGTGCCGCATCCCGAACCCAGCAATCTCACAGCCTTTGCCGCCAACGACCTCAATCGTGATTCCGAGCATCGCGACGAACGCTCCGTCGAAAAGGCGCTGGCGAGGGAGGGCACCCATATCTTCGCCTTTGCCGGGGATAAGCTGGTGCTGAAGCACGACGGCCAGGTGCTCGACCCGCTTTTTGCCCGCTACGAACTCCAGGAATTGCAGCCGGACTGGGACGAGACGGTGCTTCTCGGCTACCGCAAATCGGGCGAGCCGCGTCTTGCCGTTCCTGTCGGCGTCAACGTCGACGATCTCGCCAGTCAATATAAGCCCGCCGACGGCCGCTCGCTGTTTCGCGAAATGCTGATCGACGAGGTGCTGCTCGGCGAATTCGCCCAGGCCGCGAGCCTTATCCGCTGGAATGGCGACAACCGCTTCTGCGGCCGCTGCGGCTCGGCGATGGAGATCCATATCGGCGGCTACAAACGTGTCTGCGCCGCCTGCGAACACATGATCTTCCCGCGCACCGACCCCGTCGTCATCATGCTGACGATCGACGAGACGCGCGATCTCTGCCTGCTCGGCCGCAGCCCGCATTTCGCCCCCGGCATGTATTCCTGTCTCGCCGGCTTCCTCGAGCCCGGCGAGACCATCGAGAATGCCGTGCGCCGCGAAACGCTGGAGGAATCGGGCATCCGCACCGGCCGCATCCGCTATCACGCCTCGCAGCCCTGGCCGATGCCGCATTCGCTGATGATCGGCTGTTACGCCGAGGCCAAATCCACCGAAATCACGCGCGACGAGACGGAACTCGAGGATTGCCGCTGGTTCACCCGCGAGGAAACCATCGAGATGCTGGAGCGCCCGAGCGCGACGGGCAAGGCCACTCCGCCGAAAGGGGCGATAGCCCACCGCCTGATGCGCGACTGGGTGGAATGGAAGCGCTAG